One part of the Micrococcus sp. 2A genome encodes these proteins:
- the dapB gene encoding 4-hydroxy-tetrahydrodipicolinate reductase, whose product MSDTPHAAPEAAPRVAVLGANGKMGRRAVEAVRAAEGLELAAELGSRDPLTAVVDAGATHVLDLTVPDASPDNVAFAVENGLHAVVGTSGWGPERRVALEARLAEHPGVGVLIAPNFSVGSVLASAFAAKAARWFESVELIELHHPAKLDAPSGTAVRTAELIGDARAAAGVGPSPDATERDPDGARGAVVNGVHVHAVRLRGLEAHQEVLLGGPGEQLVVRHDAFDRGAYMPGVVLGLRTVASRPGLTYGLDGYLDLG is encoded by the coding sequence ATGTCTGACACCCCTCACGCTGCCCCCGAGGCCGCCCCGCGCGTCGCCGTCCTGGGCGCGAACGGCAAGATGGGCCGCCGGGCCGTTGAGGCCGTCCGTGCCGCCGAGGGCCTCGAGCTCGCCGCCGAGCTCGGCTCGCGGGACCCGCTGACGGCCGTCGTCGACGCCGGCGCCACCCACGTCCTGGACCTCACCGTCCCGGACGCCTCGCCGGACAACGTCGCCTTCGCGGTGGAGAACGGGCTCCACGCCGTCGTCGGGACCTCGGGGTGGGGCCCCGAGCGCCGCGTGGCTCTCGAGGCCCGGCTGGCCGAGCACCCCGGGGTCGGCGTGCTGATCGCCCCCAACTTCTCCGTGGGGTCGGTGCTCGCCTCCGCGTTCGCCGCCAAGGCGGCGCGGTGGTTCGAGTCGGTCGAGCTCATCGAGCTGCACCACCCCGCCAAGCTGGACGCCCCCTCCGGCACGGCGGTGCGCACCGCCGAGCTGATCGGCGACGCACGGGCCGCGGCGGGCGTCGGCCCCTCACCCGACGCGACGGAGCGTGACCCCGACGGAGCACGGGGCGCCGTCGTGAACGGGGTGCACGTGCACGCCGTGCGCCTGCGCGGCCTCGAGGCCCATCAGGAGGTCCTCCTGGGCGGGCCGGGGGAGCAGCTCGTGGTGCGCCACGATGCCTTCGACCGCGGCGCCTACATGCCGGGCGTCGTGCTGGGCCTCCGGACCGTGGCCTCCCGCCCCGGTCTCACCTACGGACTGGACGGATACCTCGACCTTGGCTGA
- a CDS encoding heparan-alpha-glucosaminide N-acetyltransferase domain-containing protein, with amino-acid sequence MTHPAPPARLAGVDAARGVALLGMVAVHVTAPLDADGEPSLAHLLFGGLASVLFVTLAGVGLALMTGGAAGADPARLPLLRRRIARRAGLLFALGLACAWLGTPVAVILCHDGLLFLLALPFLGLRARALALPAGVGLLGGPVLVFALSAAGQALLGHEEFLMDARLWVTPAPEHLLTPGLLLTDLLLTGYYPVLSWIGFLLLGLWLGRLELERPRVAAALLAGGAVAGAAASAAGSWQHHDPAQLQRIAAGTGVSLAELPTALATGDHRLAWLVPDPLWLAVVAPHAGSVLEAVRAAGWAAAVLGLCLLAARASGLRPALAPLAGAGRVTLSLYVGHLVLIAALGTAGLPSEGGAVVAAFWALCLGAGFAALRTGRRGPLEAGVAELSRAGE; translated from the coding sequence ATGACGCACCCCGCCCCGCCCGCACGGCTGGCCGGAGTGGACGCCGCCCGTGGCGTCGCCCTGCTGGGGATGGTCGCCGTGCACGTCACCGCCCCCCTCGACGCCGACGGGGAGCCGAGCCTGGCCCACCTCCTCTTCGGGGGGCTGGCCTCGGTCCTCTTCGTCACACTCGCCGGGGTGGGCCTCGCCCTCATGACGGGCGGGGCGGCCGGAGCGGACCCGGCCCGTCTGCCCCTGCTGCGCCGCAGGATCGCCCGCCGCGCCGGCCTGCTCTTCGCGCTCGGGCTGGCGTGCGCGTGGCTGGGGACGCCCGTGGCCGTGATCCTGTGCCACGACGGACTCCTCTTCCTCCTCGCCCTGCCGTTCCTGGGGCTGCGGGCCCGCGCGCTCGCACTGCCGGCGGGGGTCGGGCTGCTCGGCGGCCCCGTGCTGGTCTTCGCGCTCAGCGCGGCGGGGCAGGCCCTGCTGGGGCACGAGGAGTTCCTCATGGACGCCCGCCTGTGGGTCACCCCCGCCCCGGAGCATCTCCTCACCCCGGGGCTGCTGCTCACCGACCTGCTGCTGACCGGCTACTACCCCGTCCTCTCGTGGATCGGCTTCCTGCTGCTCGGCCTGTGGCTGGGGCGCCTGGAGCTGGAGCGTCCGCGCGTGGCCGCGGCCCTGCTCGCCGGTGGCGCCGTGGCCGGGGCGGCCGCGAGCGCGGCCGGTTCGTGGCAGCACCACGACCCCGCACAGCTCCAGCGGATCGCCGCCGGCACGGGCGTGTCCCTCGCCGAGCTGCCGACGGCCCTGGCCACGGGGGACCACCGCCTCGCATGGCTCGTGCCCGATCCGCTGTGGCTCGCGGTGGTGGCCCCGCACGCGGGATCCGTGCTCGAGGCGGTGCGCGCGGCGGGCTGGGCGGCGGCGGTCCTGGGGCTGTGCCTGCTGGCCGCGCGGGCGAGCGGCCTCCGCCCCGCGCTCGCCCCGCTCGCCGGGGCCGGGCGGGTGACGCTCAGCCTCTACGTGGGGCACCTCGTGCTCATCGCCGCGCTGGGCACGGCGGGGCTGCCGTCCGAGGGCGGGGCCGTCGTCGCCGCGTTCTGGGCCCTGTGCCTGGGCGCGGGCTTCGCGGCGCTGCGCACGGGTCGGCGGGGCCCGCTCGAGGCGGGCGTCGCGGAGCTCTCCCGCGCGGGCGAGTGA
- the dapA gene encoding 4-hydroxy-tetrahydrodipicolinate synthase produces the protein MNAARHTTAPTEKLFGTVVPAMVTPMTKDGAVDLAAAQSLAAHLVDQGADGLVVTGTTGETSTLTDAENLDMFRAVVEAVGDRAAVIAGTGTNDTAHSLHLSRLAAKTGVDGLLLVTPYYNKPNQAGIRAHFETIADGVDLPIMLYDIPGRSVMPIQPETLIALAAHPNIRALKDAKGDLQSTTTVLAHSDLDLYSGDDGATLPLMALGAVGVVSVAAHVAPALYRALVDAVAAGDLTAAREHHFALDPVQRGIMTHVQGAVAAKAVLAAQGHIPSAAVRLPLVPATADELSLIRADLAEAGITF, from the coding sequence ATGAACGCCGCCCGTCACACCACCGCCCCCACCGAGAAGCTCTTCGGCACGGTGGTCCCGGCCATGGTGACGCCCATGACCAAGGACGGTGCCGTGGACCTCGCGGCCGCGCAGTCGCTCGCCGCCCACCTCGTCGACCAGGGCGCCGACGGCCTCGTGGTCACCGGCACGACGGGGGAGACCTCCACGCTCACCGACGCGGAGAACCTGGACATGTTCCGGGCCGTGGTCGAGGCCGTGGGGGACCGCGCCGCGGTCATCGCCGGCACCGGCACCAACGACACCGCGCACAGCCTGCACCTGTCCCGCCTCGCCGCGAAGACCGGCGTGGACGGCCTGCTGCTGGTCACCCCGTACTACAACAAGCCCAACCAGGCGGGCATCCGCGCACACTTCGAGACCATCGCGGACGGCGTCGACCTGCCGATCATGCTCTACGACATCCCGGGCCGCTCCGTGATGCCGATCCAGCCCGAGACGCTCATCGCGCTCGCGGCGCACCCGAACATCCGGGCGCTCAAGGACGCCAAGGGCGACCTGCAGTCCACCACCACGGTCCTCGCGCACTCGGACCTGGACCTCTACTCCGGCGACGACGGCGCGACCCTGCCGCTCATGGCGCTCGGCGCCGTCGGCGTCGTCTCCGTGGCCGCGCACGTGGCCCCCGCCCTGTACCGCGCCCTCGTGGACGCGGTGGCGGCCGGAGACCTGACCGCCGCCCGCGAGCACCACTTCGCCCTGGACCCCGTCCAGCGCGGCATCATGACTCACGTCCAGGGGGCCGTGGCCGCGAAGGCCGTGCTCGCCGCCCAGGGCCACATTCCCTCCGCAGCCGTGCGGCTGCCCCTCGTCCCGGCGACCGCCGACGAGCTCTCCCTCATCCGCGCCGACCTCGCCGAGGCCGGCATCACCTTCTGA